Proteins found in one Magnolia sinica isolate HGM2019 chromosome 5, MsV1, whole genome shotgun sequence genomic segment:
- the LOC131245370 gene encoding probable inactive dual specificity protein phosphatase-like At4g18593 isoform X1, whose amino-acid sequence MYGIFFFQQTERIPTSFNLMEVNDIDAGTATKPQIVYRCKRCRRIVAAQENMVPHKQGEGERCFKWKKRGNSLETDRKPECSSIFVEPLKWMEAVQEGSVEEKLQCLGCKARLGSFNWAGMQCSCGTWVNPAFQLHKSRIDECCT is encoded by the exons ATGTATGGGATTTTCTTTTTTCAGCAAACGGAAAGGATACCCACTTCCTTCAATCTAATGGAAGTTAATGATATTGATGCGGGAACTGCTACAAAACCTCAAATTGTATATCGCTGTAAAAGATGCCGAAGAATTGTTGCTGCTCAAGAGAACATGGTACCCCATAAGCAAGGAGAAGGTGAAAGATGCTTTAAATGGAAGAAAAGAGGCAACTCCTTGGAAACTGATAGGAAACCTGAGTGCTCCTCAATATTCGTCGAGccattaaaatggatggaagcaG TACAAGAAGGTTCTGTGGAAGAGAAACTCCAGTGCTTGGGTTGCAAGGCTCGTTTGGGTTCGTTCAACTGGGCTGGCATGCAGTGTAGCTGCGGAACTTGGGTAAATCCAGCATTTCAGCTCCATAAGAGTCGAATTGACGAATGCTGTACTTGA
- the LOC131245370 gene encoding probable inactive dual specificity protein phosphatase-like At4g18593 isoform X2 codes for MEVNDIDAGTATKPQIVYRCKRCRRIVAAQENMVPHKQGEGERCFKWKKRGNSLETDRKPECSSIFVEPLKWMEAVQEGSVEEKLQCLGCKARLGSFNWAGMQCSCGTWVNPAFQLHKSRIDECCT; via the exons ATGGAAGTTAATGATATTGATGCGGGAACTGCTACAAAACCTCAAATTGTATATCGCTGTAAAAGATGCCGAAGAATTGTTGCTGCTCAAGAGAACATGGTACCCCATAAGCAAGGAGAAGGTGAAAGATGCTTTAAATGGAAGAAAAGAGGCAACTCCTTGGAAACTGATAGGAAACCTGAGTGCTCCTCAATATTCGTCGAGccattaaaatggatggaagcaG TACAAGAAGGTTCTGTGGAAGAGAAACTCCAGTGCTTGGGTTGCAAGGCTCGTTTGGGTTCGTTCAACTGGGCTGGCATGCAGTGTAGCTGCGGAACTTGGGTAAATCCAGCATTTCAGCTCCATAAGAGTCGAATTGACGAATGCTGTACTTGA